From Pyrenophora tritici-repentis strain M4 chromosome 1, whole genome shotgun sequence, the proteins below share one genomic window:
- a CDS encoding Ebola-NP domain containing protein — translation MGFGASDGNTFFTSWALWQKMTFVLACAIAVTIFCGFIKLFYDRRRLRKYTKVDKGKRAQSPEMLEAQPVTQVSTETKDEIPFGIRAIQSGIEVDGVWISRSNTPVASSRASLYSEKIPRAGFNNSQLELPQPVAQGSSRNSSVAPSSFDRAVSAEPLSNHQSRSSSPAARAQAQDAPRCSNCHHSVSPTTISPSTGTSTDPSPTRLTHQHKTSQSSKESSRRTSDESDYMAIGQDVRAYETAYFRPNSHQAPIDPKTDLELLRSHRLSHVAETGQLTPRVRKPGNSGEWASVADNHVSTVNGVNYFMPQKTPSPPLRRTATDPEEAPVTMSAGPSHDGHASNQARQAIPLTESYAPNAPFYPDTYEPRGPQHQYSYDQVPYEVTTEQNQDRNDPVIRKVNSGFEILRPGTFQPPTPEELERAERRTSKKLQKKRRESNASRKSAFTEQV, via the exons ATGGGTTTCGGAGCATCAGATGGCAATACCTTCTTCACTAGCTGGGCCCTGTGGCAGAAGATGACTTTT GTCCTGGCTTGTGCTATT GCTGTCACTATCTTCTGTGGTTTCATCAAGCTCTTCTACGATAGGAGAAGACTGCGCAAGTACACCAAGGTCGACAAGGGCAAGCGCGCACAATCTCCTGAAATGCTCGAGGCCCAGCCTGTTACCCAAGTCAGTACAGAAACAAAAGACGAGATTCCCTTTGGTATCCGCGCCATTCAAAGCGGTATCGAAGTAGACGGCGTATGGATTTCCCGATCCAACACCCCCGTTGCCAGCAGCCGAGCCTCTTTGTACAGCGAAAAGATACCTCGCGCCGGTTTCAACAACTCTCAGCTTGAGCTCCCTCAACCAGTAGCCCAAGGTTCAAGTCGCAACAGTTCTGTCGCCCCTAGCTCCTTCGACCGCGCCGTCTCCGCCGAGCCGCTCTCCAACCACCAGTCTCGCTCATCCTCTCCTGCTGCTCGCGCCCAGGCCCAGGACGCTCCACGATGCAGCAACTGCCACCACAGCGTATCTCCCACTACCATTTCACCTTCTACCGGGACGTCGACTGATCCTTCGCCAA CGCGCCTCACCCATCAACACAAGACCAGCCAGTCCTCGAAAGAGTCAAGCCGCCGCACCAGTGATGAATCCGACTACATGGCCATTGGGCAAGACGTCCGCGCATACGAGACGGCATACTTCCGCCCCAACTCACACCAAGCGCCCATTGACCCCAAGACCGACCTCGAACTCCTCCGAAGCCATCGTCTCTCTCACGTCGCCGAAACTGGACAGCTCACTCCTCGTGTGCGGAAGCCAGGTAATAGCGGAGAGTGGGCCAGCGTTGCGGACAACCATGTTTCTACCGTCAACGGTGTTAACTATTTTATGCCCCAGAAGACACCCTCGCCTCCGCTCCGCCGCACTGCTACCGACCCAGAAGAAGCGCCCGTAACTATGTCTGCCGGTCCGAGTCATGACGGTCACGCATCGAATCAGGCCAGGCAAGCGATTCCCTTGACTGAGTCGTATGCGCCAAACGCTCCATTCTACCCCGACACGTACGAGCCTCGCGGCCCGCAACATCAGTACAGCTACGATCAAGTACCATACGAGGTCACCACCGAGCAGAATCAGGACCGCAACGATCCCGTCATCCGGAAGGTCAACTCCGGTTTCGAGATCCTGCGCCCAGGCACTTTCCAGCCCCCCACACCCGAGGAGTTGGAGCGCGCCGAGCGGAGAACATCAAAGAAGCTCCAAAAGAAGCGGAGAGAATCCAATGCCTCGCGCAAATCCGCTTTCACCGAGCAAGTCTAA
- a CDS encoding Tymo-45kd-70kd domain containing protein encodes MSASVTPITFTRFSQALSDLSVESLYAKYSELTNQLAHLESSNKQLEEFARENDDRDCYEALLENRVVMKRFEERREAIVNEVSVVRGLPWRVREEEKKVEAEGGAATNGTTAATEQTNGAAAQENGGDGVYL; translated from the coding sequence ATGTCCGCCTCCGTAACCCCGATAACATTCACGCGCTTCTCGCAAGCCCTCTCCGACCTCTCCGTCGAATCCTTATACGCCAAATACTCCGAACTTACGAACCAACTCGCGCATCTCGAAAGTAGCAACAAGCAGCTGGAGGAGTTTGCGCGCGAAAACGATGATCGCGATTGCTATGAGGCGCTGCTGGAGAATAGGGTTGTCATGAAGAGGTTTGAGGAGAGGAGAGAGGCCATCGTGAATGAGGTTAGCGTTGTAAGGGGGTTGCCTTGGAGGGTgagagaagaggagaagaaggtTGAGGCAGAGGGTGGTGCGGCGACGAACGGAACTACTGCTGCAACTGAGCAGACAAATGGCGCTGCAGCGCAGGAAAATGGTGGCGATGGCGTGTATCTTTGA
- a CDS encoding Periplasmic protein TonB codes for MPPPPPPPPPMPPMGRGAGGPPPPPMLGKSPGGKAAGGAGRGALLGDISKGMKLKKVTQVNDRSAPITGKVSDGPSAAPMGAPAIPGMGKPPAVPGLAPPVPGGGNRGRSNSDTGDGGGAAPPQLAGIFAGGMPKLRKAGGVNTGADQSHAPYLSDPESNRGSAPKPPRGAAPRPPGLPPSAPPAPPGGPPARPGINALRGQDSRPNSVASSISGKPKPPPPIGKKPPMPPPSSRKPSGLAPPPPTASPARAPPIPGGAPPPPPPPASTSPRPTGVPPPPPLPPPSPAPRAPARSTPPPPPSDDEYDPYKYPAPAPPPPPPNGHTPSLAETAARNAFGRASPAAPPPPPPAAPPSAPAPPPPPSAAPSRQASQTPLRSMMDPSSYTLSNGGSSIKSPTHSGGGSREKGRVRPIQDLRWRFQDEGQFPRPREFTNGPKKYRAGRGSSVPLDLSAYE; via the exons AtgcctccaccaccaccccctCCGCCGCCCATGCCGCCCATGGGACGAGGCGCTGGAGGGCCACCACCCCCACCAATGCTGGGAAAGTCACCGGGGGGAAAAGCAGCGGGAGGAGCAGGCAGA GGTGCACTACTAGGAGATATCAGCAAAGGAATGAAGCTTAAGAAGGTCACCCAAGTCAACGATAGATCCGCCCCGATAACAGGAAAAGTGAGCGACGGCCCCAGTGCTGCGCCTATGGGAGCACCCGCCATCCCTGGCATGGGAAAGCCGCCTGCAGTACCTGGCCTTGCGCCGCCAGTTCCCGGTGGAGGAAACCGAGGGAGGAGTAATAGCGACACGGGCGATGGAGGAGGTGCCGCACCGCCGCAGTTGGCAGGAATCTTTGCTGGAGGCATGCCAAAGTTGCGGAAGGCAGGCGGCGTAAACACGGGCGCGGACCAAAGCCATGCGCCATACCTCTCAGATCCCGAATCGAATCGCGGCTCTGCACCCAAACCACCGCGAGGAGCAGCGCCGAGACCTCCAGGGCTCCCGCCTTCAGCGCCTCCTGCACCGCCTGGAGGACCACCCGCGCGTCCAGGCATCAATGCTCTTCGAGGCCAGGATTCAAGACCCAATTCGGTAGCTTCAAGTATAAGCGGGAAGCCAAAGCCACCGCCGCCGATTGGAAAAAAGCCGCCTATGCCACCGCCATCTTCCCGAAAGCCATCCGGTCTCGCTCCACCGCCTCCAACAGCTTCACCAGCTCGTGCGCCGCCTATTCCAGGAGGAgctccacctccaccaccgcCTCCTGCTTCAACCTCTCCTCGGCCCACCGGGGTACCACCACCTCCCCCTCTGCCACCGCCATCTCCGGCTCCGCGAGCTCCAGCACGATCGACTCCACCCCCACCGCCATCGGACGACGAATACGATCCCTATAAATATCCTGCTCCAGcccctccacctcctccaccaaATGGACACACCCCGTCTCTCGCAGAAACAGCAGCACGCAATGCTTTTGGTCGCGCATCGCCTGCTgcgcctcctccacctccccCGGCAGCACCACCAAGTGCACCCGCGCCTCCTCCGCCACCCAGCGCCGCTCCGAGTCGACAGGCCTCCCAAACACCATTGCGATCAATGATGGATCCCAGCTCGTACACCCTGTCAAACGGAGGATCGAGTATCAAGAGTCCGACTCATTCGGGCGGTGGAAGTAGAGAAAAAGGCAGGGTCAGGCCAATTCAGGATTTGAGATGGAGATTCCAAGATGAAGGCCAGTTCCCACGGCCCAGGGAGTTTACCAACGGACCAAAGAAATATCGTGCTGGGAGAGGCAGCAGTGTGCCTTTAGATTTGAGCGCATACGAATGA
- a CDS encoding Zn-clus domain containing protein, giving the protein MTMKLACLRCKRKKIKCDRADPICHQCITGKAECQYVERRQRPRPAQQKAVVQHLSQRLEMLEKQISASSDTSSPSESFKTPGREVVQKATPITSPKGSWNVPANGQDSWIYRLATDTRRNFQNQATPVATPTQSIDNAMLSLNEALDDLGKLRIRTDAINVDFKLSPVEARACIDGFVSVMNAMVIPDWFAPNMIDLELLRAITDVIDSPYVNIDPGVRVMYFNALYYGLEQSEGPGCDLAAKAYMKVLESVPAWLESTTEANADGPTAAMTSWTTIIMHDYELSWKFHCKSYQHIKSQGINQIDATPAKNFAEESQRNSFRLFYWHVMSVDVLFRLFYGKPTVVRWLSDNIRPPSIFTPDNMHPTAFHTMITITWIRYTVLTVEIIDYVDNRVQDRTDPSVAQKVNECCLQLEEMMEEWRLEELMDDQRTTDDQRCLIADFIMNVYTTIIGIQRLIKKSKPDEISLRAARKVSNIILDFQIDPTLNAKTKSITNHFITFYPFCVVFTLYEYILACPNPEDCESDIVGLENIGIAMTEACVTHKDLAPFAKTINALNRVSRTLQEERRKNIATPRATAAREGEEETQYHNNTAHGRVDQQPHQQQHPPHTSFDTIQNLVANELPDFDMSAFASMPDFSMNVEGDFQSHGFFRALENDLVMKNWPTGDWWDLSGGGAGGVNETMGQGPASGDIQPSQYSYPTPNP; this is encoded by the exons ATGACCATGAAACTTGCC TGTCTTCGTTGCAAGCGTAAAAAGATCAAATGTGACCGAGCAGACCCTATATGCCATCAGTGCATTACCGGAAAAGCGGAGTGTCAATATGTGGAGCGGCGCCAAAGACCAAGACCCGCACAGCAAAAGGCCGTAGTACAGCATCTGAGCCAGAGATTAGAGATGCTCGAAAAACAGATCAGCGCCTCAAGCGATACTTCCTCACCATCGGAGTCTTTCAAGACACCGGGGCGAGAAGTAGTCCAGAAAGCAACGCCGATAACATCTCCCAAGGGCTCGTGGAATGTACCAGCAAATGGCCAGGACTCGTGG ATTTACCGACTTGCGACGGACACTCGCCGTAACTTTCAAAACCAGGCTACTCCAGTCGCGACACCAACACAAAGTATCGACAATGCCATGCTATCGCTCAACGAGGCCTTGGACGATCTCGGAAAACTAAGAATCCGGACCGATGCCATCAATGTCGACTTCAAGTTATCCCCTGTTGAAGCACGCGCATGCATAGACGGCTTCGTCAGTGTGATGAACGCAATGGTCATCCCAGATTGGTTCGCCCCTAACATGATTGATCTTGAGCTTCTCCGTGCTATAACGGATGTCATCGACTCTCCGTATGTGAACATCGATCCTGGAGTACGTGTCATGTATTTCAATGCTCTGTATTATGGGTTGGAGCAGAGTGAAGGCCCTGGCTGTGACCTGGCAGCAAAAGCATACATGAAAGTACTTGAGAGTGTGCCAGCATGGCTTGAGTCGACGACCGAGGCGAATGCAGACGGACCGACGGCTGCGATGACGAGCTGGACAACCATCATTATGCACGATTATGAGCTTTCCTGGAAATTCCACTGCAAGTCCTATCAGCACATCAAGTCGCAAGGCATAAACCAGATCGACGCCACACCTGCAAAGAACTTTGCAGAGGAGAGCCAACGGAATTCTTTCAGACTATTTTACTGGCATGTCATGTCAGTCGACGTCCTATTCCGCTTGTTCTATGGCAAACCTACCGTCGTAAGGTGGCTCTCAGATAACATTCGGCCACCAAGCATCTTCACTCCCGACAACATGCACCCAACAGCCTTTCACACAATGATCACCATTACCTGGATAAGATATACGGTACTGACTGTGGAGATAATTGACTACGTCGATAATCGAGTGCAAGACAGGACAGACCCAAGCGTTGCGCAAAAGGTAAACGAATGCTGTTTACAACTCGAAGAGATGATGGAAGAATGGAGACTGGAGGAATTAATGGACGACCAAAGAACAACAGACGATCAGCGCTGCCTGATTGCAGATTTTATCA TGAACGTTTACACTACAATTATTGGGATTCAGCGCCTGATCAAGAAATCAAAACCGGATGAGATTAGCTTACGGGCTGCGCGGAAAGTTTCGAATATCATCCTAGATTTCCAGATCGATCCGACATTGAATGCAAAAACGAAGAGCATAACCAATCA CTTCATAACCTTCTACCCCTTCTGCGTAGTCTTCACACTCTACGAATACATACTCGCTTGCCCCAACCCCGAAGACTGCGAAAGCGACATCGTCGGCCTCGAAAACATCGGCATCGCTATGACCGAAGCCTGTGTCACCCACAAAGACCTCGCCCCCTTCGCTAAGACAATAAATGCCCTCAACCGCGTCTCCCGTACGCTCCAAGAAGAGCGCCGCAAGAACATAGCCACCCCAAGAGCCACTGCAGCAAGAGAGGGAGAGGAAGAAACACAATATCATAACAATACTGCACATGGACGCGTCGACCAGCAGCCAcaccagcagcagcatcCACCACACACTAGTTTCGATACCATACAGAACCTGGTCGCGAACGAGTTACCCGATTTCGACATGTCTGCTTTTGCATCCATGCCAGATTTCTCGATGAATGTAGAGGGAGACTTCCAGTCTCATGGCTTCTTCCGTGCGCTTGAGAATGATCTTGTCATGAAGAATTGGCCAACGGGCGACTGGTGGGATCTGAGCGGCGGTGGTGCTGGTGGCGTAAATGAGACTATGGGGCAGGGCCCTGCGAG TGGAGATATACAGCCTTCGCAGTATTCGTACCCTACGCCGAATCCGTGA